From one Anopheles bellator chromosome 1, idAnoBellAS_SP24_06.2, whole genome shotgun sequence genomic stretch:
- the LOC131206374 gene encoding zinc finger CCCH domain-containing protein 18-like, with amino-acid sequence MDSDDSRPGSSASNSSADSEQAPSHATKEEEEEEDDDEEQSDGSGSPSHSPSPSSNAETGGRDDGEGTAGSQHGQRSRSNTSGSLTYDGAKPANFDDEEEARSQSNSPPYRPASSRSHSPSLSQGDDQRSPSPEAEADGEDHRGHHRRFERSRSLSNQSDSSSKDHHHRQQQQQQQQQQEERSLSRNSSTSNLSEKLKGEEISDCEIESDGDGKEEEEGPMKTDGGGGDRTGPGATNSALDMSHEDLSDVSLESDNELESREGPEEDGAEDDEEEEERDSGPEDGEKRNHGNRRSVGLDGDGDQHDDLSTGNEDGYHDEEPVMAGLGASQTAEIERQPEEEKPKITDLRQKLEEKKNQLRNLEAEKHSTTNGGGGGRTHDTLLSEANLADKKKNDEDALDFEAEEGECNEPPKEEAQRKVDPVRDEEKEKVPKKEVPDDELEEGEELEEGEVSDEDEKRPEETEPKPVCRFYTRGQCTWGMSCRFLHPGVTDKGNYTMFDMVRPIPVTHQPGAFGGHPSLGGVAGPMYASEFRHERPSAALHHALAAHHPVMPPYAAGGVLAAPAAARPPVEPIPESAWERGLRTAKEMMRKANKRKEQDIDFDDKKMNLSLTQDELEKDNYYTRDRASPSDLSPTYAGARPAAAVVAAGYEYAAPPSKFARGGPPFEEDVFGRTHRYRELPSHRMPQYEDEDISKRRNPRAGATREVILQRADEWNDPWMRSKSPGRDKRAGRRERRSYSNSSSYSSSSSSTRSGSSSDSSRSPSPTTAATRRARYDSHRSKDSDRHAGHMRKVVRTRSPTVSPRRARKASPATTAKRLEKRTASPIVVDKRVVVEKAVGSKRKKSPPMHKAPTDKRRRRSASSSGSGSSDSSDSGSESSYSSSSDSSSRGKARSAAKVRGAATDGKAGKAPSALSKKESKKAAEGGKGGGSQVIPPSSAAMEKANAAASKKSSRREELLKQLRAVEEAIARKRTKIS; translated from the exons ATGGACAGCGATGACTCACGGCCCGGCTCGTCGGCTTCGAACAGTTCGGCCGACTCGGAACAAGCGccaagccacgccacgaaggaggaagaggaagaggaggacgatgatgaggagcAGTCCGATGGGTCCGGCTCACCGTCCCATTCTCCGTCGCCATCATCCAACGCTGAGACTGGTGGGcgtgacgacggcgaaggaacCGCTGGCTCTCAGCACGGCCAGCGTTCCCGTTCCAACACCTCAGGCAGTCTAACTTACGACGGTGCGAAACCGGCCAACTTCGACGATGAGGAGGAAGCTCGGTCGCAATCAAACTCTCCCCCGTACCGGCCCGCGTCTAGCCGATCGCACTCGCCAAGCCTTTCGCAGGGCGACGATCAAcggtcaccgtcaccggaggCCGAAGCCGACGGTGAGGAtcaccgcggccaccaccgtcgctTCGAGCGTTCGCGATCACTGTCAAACCAATCCGACAGCTCGAGCAAAgatcatcaccaccgtcagcaacagcaacagcaacagcagcagcaagaggaGCGATCGTTGTCGCGCAACTCGAGCACATCGAATCTGAGCGAGAAGCTTAAGGGCGAAGAGATCTCGGATTGTGAAATTGAATCGGACGGGGATGGTAAAGAGGAGGAAGAGGGCCCGATGAAAACCGACGGAGGAGGTGGTGACCGTACGGGACCCGGAGCGACGAATAGTGCCCTCGACATGAGCCACGAAGATCTGAGCGACGTGAGCTTGGAGAGTGACAACGAACTGGAGTCCCGCGAAGGCCCCGAGGAAGACGGtgccgaagacgacgaggaagaggaagagcgCGATAGTGGGCCAGAAGACGGTGAGAAGCGTAATCACGGCAACCGCCGGAGCGTTGGCTTGGATGGGGACGGAGATCAACACGATGATCTCAGCACCGGCAACGAGGATGGGTACCATGATGAGGAACCAGTGATGGCCGGATTGGGTGCTTCGCAGACCGCAGAGATCGAACGGCAACCGGAAGAGGAGAAACCGAAAATAACCGATCTGCGCCAGAAGCTGGAGGAGAAGAAGAATCAATTGCGCAATCTGGAGGCGGAAAAGCATTCCACCAccaacggtggcggaggagggCGCACTCACGACACACTTCTGTCCGAGGCAAATCTGGCGGACAAGAAAAAGAACGACGAAGATGCGCTCGACTTCGAGGCCGAAGAGGGCGAGTGTAACGAGCCACCGAAGGAGGAAGCGCAACGGAAGGTCGATCCGGTGCGCGAtgaggaaaaggaaaaggtgCCCAAAAAGGAGGTGCCGGACGATGAGCTGGAGGAGGGCGAAGAGCTGGAAGAGGGCGAGGTGAGCGATGAGGATGAAAAGCGTCCGGAGGAAACAGAACCGAAGCCTGTCTGTAGGTTCTACACACGCGGCCAGTGCACCTGGGGCATGAGTTGCCGGTTTCTGCATCCGGGCGTGACCGACAAAGGCAACTACACAATGTTCGATATGGTGCGGCCGATACCCGTCACACATCAACCGggagctttcggtggccatccaTCGTTGGGTGGGGTCGCTGGTCCCATGTACGCTTCCGAATTTCGGCACGAGCGTCCCTCGGCCGCACTGCACCATGCTCTGGCTGCGCACCACCCGGTTATGCCACCGTATGCGGCAGGTGGAGTGCTTGCTGCTCCAGCGGCCGCTAGACCTCCCGTCGAACCGATCCCCGAGAGTGCTTGGGAACGGGGATTGCGCACGGCAAAGGAGATGATGCGCAAGGCAAACAAACGCAAGGAACAGGACATTGACTTTGATGACAAAAAGATGAACCTCTCACTGACACAGGACGAGCTGGAGAAGGACAACTACTACACACGGGACCGTGCGTCGCCGTCAGAT CTATCACCCACGTACGCGGGAGcccggccagcggcggcggtggttgcaGCTGGTTACGAGTATGCTGCACCGCCCTCAAAGTTCGCCCGTGGAGGACCTCCTTTCGAGGAGGATGTTTTTGGGCGTACACACCGCTACCGCGAGCTCCCGTCGCACCGGATGCCCCAGTACGAGGACGAAGACATCTCGAAACGGCGCAATCCACGGGCGGGTGCCACGCGTGAGGTGATCCTGCAGCGAGCCGATGAGTGGAACGACCCGTGGATGCGCTCGAAGTCGCCGGGTCGAGACAAGCGGGCTGGTCGGCGCGAACGGCgcagctacagcaacagctcctcctacagcagctccagcagcagcacccggtcGGGTTCAAGCTCCGACTCGAGTCGCTCACCCAGCCCTACGACAGCCGCCACGAGACGGGCTCGCTACGACAGCCATCGCTCGAAGGACAGCGATCGACACGCTGGTCACATGCGCAAAGTGGTCCGCACACGATCGCCCACGGTTAGTCCACGGCGTG CTCGCAAAGCATCGCCGGCCACTACTGCAAAACGGCTCGAGAAACGTACCGCGTCACCGATCGTCGTTGACAAGCGCGTCGTGGTTGAGAAGGCCGTCGGCTCGAAGCGCAAGAAG TCACCACCGATGCACAAAGCACCAACCGACAAACGGCGTCGACGCAGTGCCAGttcatccggttccggatcctCCGATTCCAGCGATTCGGGTTCGGAAAGTTCGTACTCCTCCAGCTCGGACAGCTCTTCGCGTGGAAAGGCACGGTCAGCGGCCAAAGTTCGTGGGGCGGCAACCGACGGCAAAGCGGGTAAAGCACCATCCGCTTTGTCCAAGAAAG AATCGAAAAAGGCTGCCGAAGGTGGTAAGGGCGGTGGGTCGCAGGTTATTCCACCGTCGAGTGCCGCGATGGAGAAGGCCAATGCGGCCGCATCGAAAAAATCATCACGCCGCGAAGAGTTGCTGAAGCAACTGCGAGCCGTCGAGGAAGCGATCGCTCGGAAGCGCACGAAGATATCGTAA
- the LOC131215293 gene encoding trypsin-4-like — translation MPVADTFAVIVCFVCLLRSLGFSTPELEFRIVNGTATQIFRYPYMVSVQVWTTLEKNHICGGTLISDIWVLTAAHCVDQLTPQTAMVRANSSFYQRGGQLHRVDRLVKHANFSYDTGDYDFGLLRLKQRYNRAVVLPLPAGTKRFPPAEQCTVLGWGLTLGPESRTQLRRVVLPIVSQPLCRQAYVATDVISARMMCAGYAKGLRDACDGDSGGPLVCRGKQAGIISWAIGCAKPNKYGVYSSIAAGREWIRRQTGV, via the exons ATGCCCGTTGCAGACACATTTGCCGTAATTGTGTGCTTCGTATGTCTGCTCC GTTCGCTAGGCTTTTCAACTCCGGAGCTAGAGTTCCGAATAGTGAACGGGACGGCTACACAGATCTTTCGGTACCCTTACATGGTGTCGGTGCAGGTGTGGACCACGCTGGAGAAGAACCATATCTGCGGCGGAACGCTAATCAGTGACATCTGGGTACTGACGGCCGCTCACTGTGTGGA CCAACTAACCCCACAGACCGCTATGGTGCGTGCCAACTCGTCGTTCTACCAGCGGGGTGGCCAGCTGCATCGGGTTGATCGGCTGGTGAAGCACGCAAACTTCTCCTACGACACCGGAGACTACGACTTCGGATTGCTCCGGCTGAAACAGAGGTACAACCGGGCGGTGGTGTTACCATTGCCAGCCGGAACGAAGCGGTTTCCGCCCGCCGAACAATGCACGGTGCTCGGCTGGGGTCTCACGCTGGGGCCGGAATCGAGGACCCAGCTGCGCCGAGTGGTTCTGCCGATCGTTTCGCAGCCACTTTGCCGTCAAGCGTACGTTGCCACCGATGTGATTTCGGCCCGCATGATGTGCGCCGGATACGCGAAAGGCTTAAGAGATGCGTGCGAT GGAGATTCTGGAGGTCCCCTCGTCTGTCGTGGTAAGCAGGCGGGCATCATATCGTGGGCCATCGGATGTGCCAAGCCGAACAAGTACGGCGTGTACAGTAGCATTGCTGCGGGTCGTGAATGGATTCGACGACAGACCGGTGTTTAG
- the LOC131216259 gene encoding uncharacterized protein LOC131216259: protein MGSKYVSTSTKPVEDAKSANNTVTSPDNKEWNKDLAKLLATMQNQQETMAKCLEQLTISPFVKKGRENSILSKLENSVPSFRYNDASEDTFDKWFFENRDVFEDGDAVHLDDRAKVRLLLSKLNAANCQTYKDSIEPKLFVEVTFKETVSKLMSLFGKTKSCTARRLQFLQMIKKEDEPLNGYLARINRACFDAETSDLTTEQLKCLIFLSGLQSKEDAELRKWLTEKLDKSNFNLTVTDLVTLSDKFAHRKTAATTSPWQEVYVTFAVTEGLFHVILMDSCSFWPEVLDTSDLTAGSIVKCLDTVFARLGQPDVLISCDGTQFESKMFKAYCAEKGIKHRRCYMWPSTNRIEQFKIKLRTTVMDAPVDLADVQKAVTDMLVQYRSSPHQDIPGNKSPAELFFGRRMRMAPSDDLHDFVEVLPCVLSCYT, encoded by the exons ATGGGCTCAAA GTACGTCTCCACCTCCACAAAACCGGTTGAAGACGCAAAGAGTGCAAACAATACCGTCACTAGCCCGGATAACAAAGAATGGAACAAAGATCTTGCCAAGTTACTAGCGACAATGCAGAATCAGCAGGAAACGATGGCAAAGTGCTTGGAACAGTTAACCATTTCCCCGTTCGTGAAGAAAGGGCGCGAAAATTCCATCCTCAGTAAGCTGGAAAACAGCGTACCTTCCTTCAGGTACAACGACGCCTCGGAAGACACTTTCGATAAGTGGTTCTTCGAAAACCGCGATGTCTTCGAGGATGGGGACGCGGTCCATCTGGATGACCGAGCCAAGGTTCGGCTGTTGCTTAGCAAACTGAATGCGGCAAATTGCCAAACCTACAAGGATTCGATCGAACCAAAGCTGTTCGTCGAAGTTACGTTCAAGGAAACGGTCAGCAAGCTGATGTCACTGTTCGGAAAGACGAAGTCCTGCACCGCCCGGCGTCTGCAATTTCTGCAAATGATCAAAAAGGAGGATGAACCACTCAATGGCTACCTCGCGCGGATCAACAGAGCTTGCTTCGATGCCGAAACATCGGATCTTACGACGGAACAGCTAAAGTGTCTGATTTTCCTGTCCGGATTGCAATCGAAGGAGGATGCCGAGTTACGCAAGTGGTTGACGGAAAAGCTTGATAAGTCAAACTTTAATCTCACAGTTACGGATCTCGTGACCCTTAGCGACAAATTCGCCCATCGCAAAACGGCCGCGACTACTTCGCCCTGGCAGGAGGTGTATGTAACCTTTGCGGTTACTGAGGGCCTGTTTCACGTCATCCTGATGGATTCGTGCTCGTTCTGGCCAGAGGTGTTGGACACATCCGATCTTACGGCGGGTTCTATTGTTAAATGCTTGGACACGGTTTTCGCACGCCTTGGCCAGCCGGATGTTCTAATCTCTTGCGATGGTACGCAGTTTGAAAGCAAGATGTTCAAAGCGTACTGCGCCGAAAAAGGTATCAAACATCGACGGTGCTACATGTGGCCGTCAACGAACCGGATTGAAcagtttaaaatcaaacttAGAACAACTGTAATGGATGCCCCAGTAGACCTCGCAGATGTGCAAAAAGCAGTTACAGATATGCTGGTTCAGTACCGATCGTCACCGCACCAGGACATTCCGGGAAATAAATCGCCAGCAGAATTATTCTTCGGGAGACGCATGAGGATGGCACCATCGGATGATCTGCACGATTTTGTAGAAGTGCTACCTTGCGTGCTATCTTGCTACACATAG